The Candidatus Eisenbacteria bacterium genome window below encodes:
- a CDS encoding tetratricopeptide repeat protein: AVLLVCFTASRSIAAGSSPDPPKQTPAEMPTPASQGKATSPEERASAARIEAEKLYADGYGEVEKAKKEVASGKEKDAKKRFGKALKKFEAALERDPVYYQAWNMVGYCARNTGDLKRAFAAYEKCLSIQPDYDEAHEYLGEAYILSGDLAKAKVELAWLRANDSDEAEELAQKIAKAEGKSSPAAPASAPTGGTQESPAEPEAPSETKPSAPAPEDSKKIEKAEETAPGSPQGIGTERTGSGTE, encoded by the coding sequence CGCGGTCCTCCTCGTCTGCTTCACGGCGTCTCGATCGATCGCCGCCGGCTCCTCGCCGGATCCGCCCAAGCAGACGCCGGCCGAGATGCCGACCCCTGCGTCCCAGGGAAAGGCCACTTCACCCGAGGAAAGGGCCTCGGCCGCCCGCATCGAGGCGGAGAAGCTCTACGCCGACGGCTACGGTGAGGTCGAGAAGGCGAAGAAGGAGGTCGCGTCCGGGAAGGAGAAGGACGCGAAGAAGCGATTCGGGAAGGCGCTCAAGAAGTTCGAGGCCGCGCTCGAGCGGGATCCCGTCTACTACCAGGCCTGGAACATGGTCGGATACTGCGCGCGGAACACCGGAGACCTGAAGCGGGCCTTCGCCGCTTACGAGAAGTGCCTGTCCATCCAGCCCGACTACGACGAGGCCCACGAGTATCTCGGCGAGGCCTACATCCTGAGCGGTGATCTCGCGAAGGCGAAGGTCGAGCTGGCGTGGCTTCGCGCGAACGACTCGGACGAAGCCGAGGAGCTTGCCCAGAAGATCGCGAAGGCGGAGGGGAAGTCCTCGCCGGCCGCACCCGCGTCCGCTCCGACCGGCGGAACGCAGGAATCGCCGGCGGAGCCGGAAGCGCCCTCCGAGACGAAGCCCTCCGCTCCCGCCCCGGAGGACTCGAAGAAGATCGAGAAGGCCGAGGAAACCGCGCCGGGCTCCCCGCAAGGCATCGGCACCGAGCGGACCGGATCCGGCACCGAGTAA